In Acidobacteriota bacterium, the following proteins share a genomic window:
- a CDS encoding serine hydroxymethyltransferase: MLEHLASADPEIATAILNEIRRQQEGLELIASENFVSLPVLEAAGSVLTNKYAEGYPGKRYYGGCEFVDVAESLAIERATRLFGADHANVQPHSGAQANMSVYMAVLKPGDTILGMNLAHGGHLTHGHPLNFSGKYFHIVPYGVRADDERLDYDELDRLAREHRPKLIVVGASAYPRQIDFARIRQTANAAGALVMTDMAHIAGLVAAGEHPSPVPHSDFVTTTTHKTLRGPRGGMVLCRAEFAKDLDRALFPGVQGGPLMHIIAAKAVCFQEALTPSFRTYQQQIVKNAVRLAAALTAAGYRLVSGGTDNHLMLVDVFSRGITGKAAEAALGRAGITVNKNAIPFDKNPPMVASGIRIGTPAVTTRGMREPEMDLIAGLIVRALSSADDEAVLQAVRADVAALCRKFPLYPTLGH, translated from the coding sequence ATGCTCGAACACCTCGCGTCGGCCGACCCGGAGATCGCGACCGCGATCCTGAACGAGATCCGCCGCCAGCAGGAGGGGCTCGAGCTCATCGCCTCGGAGAACTTCGTGAGCCTGCCGGTGCTCGAGGCCGCCGGCAGCGTGCTCACGAACAAGTACGCGGAAGGCTATCCGGGCAAGCGTTACTACGGCGGCTGCGAGTTCGTCGACGTGGCCGAGTCGCTCGCGATCGAGCGCGCGACACGGCTCTTCGGGGCCGACCACGCGAACGTCCAACCGCACTCGGGCGCCCAAGCCAACATGTCGGTCTACATGGCCGTGCTGAAACCGGGCGACACCATCCTCGGCATGAACCTCGCCCACGGCGGCCACCTGACGCACGGCCATCCGCTGAACTTCTCGGGCAAGTACTTCCACATCGTGCCGTACGGCGTGCGCGCCGACGACGAACGGCTCGACTACGACGAGCTCGATCGGCTCGCGCGCGAGCATCGGCCGAAGCTCATCGTCGTCGGGGCGAGCGCGTACCCGCGACAGATCGACTTCGCGAGGATCCGGCAGACGGCGAACGCGGCGGGCGCCCTCGTGATGACCGACATGGCGCACATCGCCGGCCTCGTCGCCGCCGGCGAGCACCCGAGCCCGGTGCCGCACTCGGACTTCGTGACGACCACGACCCACAAGACGCTGCGCGGCCCGCGAGGCGGCATGGTGCTCTGCCGGGCCGAGTTCGCGAAGGATCTCGATCGCGCGCTGTTTCCCGGGGTGCAGGGCGGGCCGCTGATGCACATCATCGCGGCCAAGGCCGTCTGCTTCCAGGAGGCGCTGACGCCGTCGTTCCGCACCTACCAGCAGCAGATCGTGAAGAACGCGGTGCGCCTCGCCGCAGCGCTGACCGCCGCCGGCTATCGTCTCGTGAGCGGCGGCACCGACAATCACCTGATGCTCGTGGACGTCTTCTCGCGCGGCATCACCGGCAAGGCCGCGGAAGCCGCGCTCGGCCGCGCGGGGATCACGGTCAACAAGAACGCGATCCCCTTCGACAAGAACCCGCCCATGGTGGCGAGCGGAATCCGCATCGGCACGCCCGCGGTCACGACCCGCGGCATGCGCGAGCCGGAGATGGATCTGATCGCCGGCCTCATCGTGCGGGCGCTCTCGTCTGCCGACGACGAGGCCGTGCTGCAGGCGGTACGGGCCGACGTCGCAGCCCTGTGCCGGAAGTTCCCGCTGTACCCGACGCTGGGTCACTGA
- the rpiB gene encoding ribose 5-phosphate isomerase B, with product MRIALGADHAGVGLKEQIKRLLDERGIPYTDFGTLSTDSVDYPDFAARVAEQVAAGRFDRGILACGSGIGMAIAANKIPGIRAAAIVDETSAQLSRAHNDVNVIALGARLTSPELAHRIVSAFLDTPFDGGRHQRRIDKISALDNHNHG from the coding sequence ATGCGCATCGCGCTCGGCGCTGATCATGCCGGCGTCGGCCTCAAAGAGCAGATCAAGCGGCTTCTCGACGAGCGCGGCATTCCGTACACCGACTTCGGCACGCTCTCCACCGACTCGGTGGACTATCCCGACTTCGCCGCCCGCGTGGCCGAGCAGGTCGCCGCGGGCCGCTTCGATCGCGGCATCCTCGCGTGCGGCAGCGGCATCGGCATGGCGATCGCCGCCAACAAGATCCCGGGCATCCGGGCGGCGGCCATCGTCGATGAGACGTCGGCTCAGTTGAGCCGCGCGCACAACGACGTCAACGTCATCGCCCTCGGCGCGCGCCTGACGTCGCCCGAGCTGGCACACCGGATCGTCTCGGCATTCCTCGACACGCCGTTCGACGGCGGCCGCCACCAGCGGCGCATCGACAAGATTTCGGCACTCGACAACCACAACCATGGCTGA
- a CDS encoding tetratricopeptide repeat protein: MTVRSVTRALIAGWLVSGLLVLAAPAAAQSARGGLGGKIVDAEGKPVPDAEVILENPEVNLRYVVKTNSKGEWAQGGMPVGNRMNIVARKGTLEGGMKGVPVRQGSIMEIPDIVITAAAPPADAARKAMEAEMTKVAAEVNALIAANDYDGAITKFNELATKLPNCALCYDRIGDLYIKKSQWADAEKALLKAIELDANDRDAYSMLVTVYNQQKRYDEASKANDKASALAAGPLGMGVPGGGDANSSFNAGALALNMQLAAEKEGKADVAATKMKEAQAHFERAIQLKPDMAEAYYELGMLYVKQNKIPDAKKMLAEYLKLAPNGPNAEMAKAIASMP, translated from the coding sequence ATGACGGTCAGGAGCGTCACCCGTGCGCTGATCGCGGGCTGGCTGGTTTCCGGGCTGCTGGTGCTGGCGGCACCTGCGGCTGCGCAGAGCGCCCGAGGCGGATTGGGCGGCAAGATTGTCGATGCCGAGGGGAAGCCGGTCCCTGATGCCGAGGTGATCCTGGAGAATCCAGAAGTCAACCTCCGCTACGTCGTCAAGACGAACAGCAAGGGTGAATGGGCCCAGGGCGGCATGCCCGTCGGCAACCGGATGAACATCGTCGCCCGCAAGGGAACGCTGGAAGGCGGGATGAAGGGCGTCCCGGTCCGGCAGGGCTCGATCATGGAGATCCCGGACATCGTCATCACGGCGGCTGCGCCGCCGGCCGACGCCGCTCGCAAGGCGATGGAAGCGGAGATGACGAAGGTGGCCGCCGAGGTGAACGCGCTGATCGCAGCGAACGACTACGACGGCGCGATTACCAAGTTCAACGAGCTGGCGACCAAGCTGCCGAACTGCGCGCTCTGCTACGACCGCATCGGGGATCTCTACATCAAGAAGTCGCAGTGGGCCGACGCGGAAAAGGCGCTTCTCAAGGCCATCGAGCTCGACGCGAACGATCGCGACGCCTACTCGATGCTCGTGACCGTCTACAACCAGCAGAAGCGGTACGACGAGGCGTCGAAGGCGAACGACAAGGCCAGCGCGCTCGCCGCGGGCCCGCTCGGCATGGGCGTGCCTGGCGGCGGCGACGCCAACTCCTCCTTCAATGCCGGGGCCCTCGCCCTCAACATGCAGCTCGCGGCCGAGAAGGAAGGCAAGGCGGACGTCGCGGCCACGAAGATGAAGGAGGCGCAGGCCCACTTCGAGCGCGCGATTCAGCTGAAGCCGGACATGGCCGAGGCCTACTACGAGCTCGGCATGCTCTACGTGAAGCAGAACAAGATTCCGGACGCGAAGAAGATGCTCGCCGAGTACCTCAAGCTCGCGCCGAACGGCCCGAACGCCGAAATGGCCAAGGCCATCGCGTCCATGCCGTAG
- a CDS encoding class I SAM-dependent rRNA methyltransferase, giving the protein MSRVPPTVVVSRHGTDRVRAGHPWIYRSDVVEAHAEPGDLVRVLADRRRVLGWGFWSSRSQIAVRLLTAGTEPPDERALFATRIRRAAEYRAALGIDATAWRLVHAEADLLPSLVVDRYANDDGTWFVVQTLSQATDRRLSMVTGVLVEQFGPRGVLARNDPRVRALEGLAETVEVAYGDVPDRIAIREGEITLHVAPRSGQKTGLFLDQRENHRAAAEYARGRVLDAFCYQGGFALQMARRAEQVLAIDSSAAAVAATREQARLNGLENVEAREANVFDELRELASSGREFDAIVLDPPAFAKNRASVDRAVAGYKEINLRAMHLLAPGGHLITCSCSYNVDEPLFLGVLQQAAADARRAMTVVEKRMQARDHPVLLTVPETYYLKCIVLRRVE; this is encoded by the coding sequence ATGTCGCGCGTGCCGCCGACCGTCGTCGTTTCCCGCCATGGCACGGATCGCGTGCGCGCCGGCCACCCCTGGATTTACCGCTCGGATGTCGTCGAGGCCCACGCCGAGCCCGGCGATCTCGTGCGCGTGCTCGCCGATCGCCGGCGCGTGCTGGGGTGGGGATTCTGGAGCAGCCGATCGCAGATTGCCGTTCGCCTCTTGACGGCCGGCACCGAACCTCCCGACGAGCGCGCCCTCTTCGCGACGCGGATTCGGCGCGCGGCGGAGTACCGCGCCGCGCTCGGGATCGATGCGACCGCCTGGCGGCTCGTGCACGCCGAAGCCGACCTGCTGCCGTCGCTCGTCGTGGACCGGTACGCCAACGATGACGGGACGTGGTTCGTGGTGCAGACGCTCTCGCAGGCGACCGATCGGCGACTGTCGATGGTGACCGGCGTGCTCGTCGAGCAGTTCGGCCCGCGCGGTGTGCTGGCCAGAAACGATCCGCGCGTTCGCGCGCTCGAGGGCCTCGCCGAGACCGTCGAGGTCGCCTATGGCGACGTGCCGGACCGGATCGCGATCCGCGAAGGGGAGATCACGCTGCACGTCGCGCCGAGGTCGGGCCAGAAGACGGGCCTGTTCCTCGACCAGCGCGAGAACCATCGTGCGGCGGCGGAGTACGCGCGCGGCCGCGTGCTGGATGCGTTCTGCTATCAGGGGGGATTCGCGCTGCAGATGGCCAGGCGCGCCGAGCAGGTGCTCGCGATCGACAGCTCGGCGGCTGCCGTCGCAGCGACCCGCGAGCAGGCACGGCTCAACGGCCTGGAGAACGTCGAGGCCCGTGAAGCCAACGTCTTCGACGAGCTGCGGGAGCTCGCGTCGAGCGGGCGGGAGTTCGACGCGATCGTGCTCGATCCGCCGGCGTTCGCGAAGAACCGTGCGTCGGTCGACCGCGCGGTCGCGGGCTACAAGGAGATCAACCTGCGCGCCATGCACCTGCTCGCGCCGGGAGGCCATCTGATCACGTGCAGTTGCTCGTACAACGTGGACGAGCCGCTCTTCCTCGGCGTCCTTCAGCAGGCCGCGGCCGACGCACGGCGGGCCATGACGGTCGTCGAGAAGCGGATGCAGGCTCGGGATCATCCGGTGCTGCTCACCGTCCCCGAAACCTACTATCTGAAGTGCATCGTGCTTCGCCGCGTCGAGTGA
- a CDS encoding DUF167 domain-containing protein: MPVVLSPGGGAVRIPIRVVPRASRTTVGGVRDGRLLVRVTAPPVDRAANDAAVSALAGALDVPPRSVSIVSGATARNKTVEVRGLTAVDVAARIRPLCEAAP; this comes from the coding sequence CTGCCGGTCGTCCTGTCCCCTGGTGGCGGCGCCGTCCGGATTCCGATCCGCGTCGTGCCGAGGGCGTCGCGCACGACGGTTGGCGGCGTACGCGATGGGCGCCTGCTCGTTCGCGTCACCGCCCCGCCGGTCGACCGCGCCGCCAATGATGCAGCCGTCTCAGCCTTGGCTGGCGCGCTCGACGTGCCGCCGCGATCCGTGTCGATCGTTTCGGGAGCCACGGCACGCAACAAGACCGTCGAGGTGCGTGGGCTCACGGCCGTCGACGTCGCTGCGCGGATTCGCCCGCTGTGTGAGGCGGCGCCGTGA
- a CDS encoding ATP-dependent DNA helicase, with product MPEVPAVPDAGSLSARVTRALDPDGPIAAALDGFETRPSQRVLADRIAHLFEAGGTLVAEAGTGTGKTLAYLLPAVLSGQRVLVSTGTRALQDQVFYKDVPALARALGRSIRAAYMKGRTNYLCRHRFERLQEAAGSLPPDQRAWTARIAEWARVTATGDRAEIDDLPDDLSLWPDMTATSDQCLGRHCAAYDNCFVTRMREQAAAADVVIVNHHLLCADASVRQGDFGEVVPACNLMIVDEAHQLEDVATQYFGVAVTKAGVDELARDTHRAVETASGPALALIACAQAIRAAQDAAHRLFDVARTDPNEGARVGDRAVLTAANAASLRRAATALDNALGGLATALAAVPGQADGLAGARTRTERLRSDLQLVTSAGDPRYVYYVERGRRSVALRAAPIDASAIIRDSVIGRRHAVVLTSATLAVGRSFDYSLSRLGVHEADTLQLPSEFDFRRQAVLYLPPEMPDPRSPEFNAAAADVIERLLACTRGRAFVLFTSYAAMHDVHRRLDGRLEWPLLTQGAAPHSALLREFRATPHAVLLATASFWQGVDVAGEALSCVIVDRLPFASPSDPLVAARLAAIETQGGHPFHDYQVPLAALLLLQGLGRLIRTRSDRGVLAVLDPRLTRMPYGQRFLAALPPAPITDDLDEVRRFLSRDETDDGAVA from the coding sequence GTGCCGGAAGTTCCCGCTGTACCCGACGCTGGGTCACTGAGCGCCCGCGTCACGCGGGCGCTCGATCCAGACGGCCCCATCGCCGCGGCGCTGGACGGCTTCGAGACGCGTCCGTCCCAGCGCGTGCTGGCGGACCGGATCGCGCACCTCTTCGAGGCGGGCGGCACGCTCGTGGCGGAAGCCGGGACGGGCACCGGCAAGACGCTCGCCTATCTGCTGCCCGCCGTGCTCTCTGGCCAACGGGTCCTCGTCTCGACCGGCACGCGAGCGCTCCAGGATCAGGTCTTCTACAAGGACGTGCCCGCCCTTGCACGCGCGCTCGGGCGCTCGATCCGCGCCGCGTACATGAAGGGCCGAACGAACTACCTCTGCCGCCATCGGTTCGAACGGCTGCAGGAGGCGGCGGGCAGCCTGCCGCCGGACCAGCGCGCCTGGACCGCTCGCATCGCGGAGTGGGCGCGCGTGACGGCGACCGGTGATCGTGCGGAAATCGACGACTTGCCGGACGACCTGTCGCTATGGCCCGACATGACCGCAACGAGCGATCAGTGTCTCGGCCGCCACTGCGCGGCCTACGACAACTGCTTCGTCACGCGGATGCGCGAACAAGCGGCGGCGGCCGACGTCGTGATCGTCAACCACCACCTGCTCTGCGCGGACGCCTCCGTGCGCCAGGGGGACTTCGGCGAGGTCGTTCCCGCCTGCAACCTGATGATCGTCGACGAGGCTCATCAGCTCGAAGACGTCGCGACGCAGTACTTCGGCGTGGCGGTGACGAAGGCGGGCGTCGACGAGCTCGCCCGCGACACGCACCGGGCCGTGGAGACCGCGTCCGGGCCTGCCCTGGCGTTGATCGCCTGCGCCCAGGCCATTCGTGCCGCGCAGGACGCCGCCCATCGGCTGTTCGACGTCGCCCGCACGGACCCGAACGAGGGCGCGCGGGTCGGCGACCGCGCGGTCCTGACGGCAGCAAATGCCGCGTCGCTGCGGCGGGCGGCGACGGCGCTCGACAACGCCTTGGGAGGACTGGCCACCGCGCTGGCCGCCGTACCGGGCCAGGCGGACGGGCTCGCCGGCGCGCGGACCAGGACCGAGCGGCTGCGGTCCGACCTGCAGCTCGTCACGAGCGCCGGCGATCCCCGCTACGTCTACTACGTCGAGCGCGGCCGCCGCAGCGTCGCGCTGCGCGCAGCACCCATCGACGCGTCGGCCATCATCCGCGACTCGGTGATCGGCCGCCGGCACGCCGTGGTCCTCACGTCCGCGACGCTGGCCGTCGGCCGATCCTTCGACTACTCGCTCTCCAGGCTGGGTGTGCACGAGGCTGACACCCTGCAACTGCCGTCGGAGTTCGACTTCCGGCGACAGGCGGTGCTCTATCTCCCGCCGGAGATGCCCGATCCGCGATCGCCGGAGTTCAATGCCGCGGCGGCAGACGTCATCGAACGGCTGCTTGCCTGCACGCGAGGCCGTGCGTTCGTCCTGTTCACGTCGTATGCGGCGATGCACGACGTGCACCGGCGGCTCGATGGCCGGCTCGAGTGGCCGTTGCTCACGCAGGGCGCCGCGCCGCACTCGGCGCTGCTGCGGGAGTTCCGAGCGACGCCGCACGCCGTCCTCCTCGCGACCGCGAGCTTCTGGCAGGGTGTCGACGTCGCCGGCGAGGCGCTCAGTTGCGTGATCGTCGATCGGCTGCCGTTCGCCTCGCCGTCCGACCCGCTGGTCGCCGCCCGGCTGGCCGCGATCGAGACCCAAGGCGGGCATCCCTTCCACGACTACCAAGTGCCGCTCGCCGCCCTCCTCCTGCTGCAGGGCCTCGGACGGCTGATTCGTACCCGGTCCGACCGGGGGGTGCTCGCCGTGCTGGATCCCCGGCTGACGCGAATGCCCTACGGCCAGCGCTTTCTCGCCGCGCTTCCGCCGGCCCCCATCACGGACGACCTCGACGAGGTGCGCCGCTTCCTCTCACGTGACGAAACCGACGATGGCGCCGTGGCGTAG
- a CDS encoding zinc metalloprotease HtpX, whose product MASGFKTAALLAGMSALFIAIGAALGGENGVVLAFGIALVMNVGSYWFSDKIVLRMYRAVEVGQDHPLYRTTARLAQRANLPMPRVYVIPDMSPNAFATGRNPQHAAVAATEGILRLLPQDQLEGVIAHELAHVKNRDILISTIAATIAAAIMTLVNMARFAALFGGGRDSREGPSPIVLLATALLAPFAAMLIQAAISRQREFAADRGGAEIAGSPMGLAQALRRIESAARQVPLDANPATAHMFIVKPFSGAGLMSLFSTHPPTEARVKALLGSHAALIG is encoded by the coding sequence ATGGCAAGCGGATTCAAGACCGCGGCGCTCCTGGCGGGCATGAGCGCGCTCTTCATCGCGATTGGCGCGGCACTGGGCGGCGAGAACGGCGTGGTTCTCGCGTTCGGGATTGCCCTGGTCATGAACGTCGGCAGCTACTGGTTCTCCGACAAGATCGTGCTGCGGATGTATCGCGCCGTGGAAGTGGGCCAGGATCACCCGCTCTACCGGACGACGGCGCGGCTGGCCCAGCGCGCCAATCTCCCGATGCCGCGCGTGTACGTCATTCCGGACATGTCGCCGAACGCGTTTGCGACGGGACGCAACCCGCAGCACGCGGCCGTGGCCGCCACGGAAGGCATTCTCCGGCTGCTGCCACAGGACCAGCTCGAGGGCGTGATCGCCCACGAGCTCGCGCACGTGAAGAACCGCGACATCTTGATCAGCACGATCGCGGCGACGATCGCGGCGGCGATCATGACGCTCGTCAACATGGCGCGGTTCGCCGCGCTGTTCGGCGGCGGCCGCGACAGCCGCGAGGGACCGAGCCCGATCGTGCTGCTCGCCACCGCACTGCTCGCGCCGTTCGCCGCGATGCTGATCCAGGCCGCGATTTCGCGTCAGCGCGAGTTCGCGGCGGACCGCGGTGGCGCCGAGATCGCCGGATCGCCGATGGGGCTGGCGCAGGCGCTTCGCCGGATCGAGTCGGCGGCGCGACAGGTGCCGCTCGACGCCAACCCGGCGACCGCCCACATGTTCATCGTCAAGCCCTTCTCGGGCGCCGGCCTGATGTCGCTCTTCTCGACCCATCCGCCCACCGAGGCGCGCGTCAAGGCGCTCCTGGGATCACACGCCGCGCTGATCGGCTGA
- a CDS encoding radical SAM protein, with protein MTLRDVANAVREAGIAGLPSAVARADNARYQEIDVRSALASTTGMPFRWTLNPYRGCTHACEYCYARKYQRHLELGAGDDFSSVILVKRNLPAALRREVGRRTWTHETVAVGTATDPYQPIEGHYRLTRRCLEVLADADTPFSIVTKGPMIVRDQDVLMRASARAGCQVYMSVPSVDERAWSALEPGTAPPAQRLRAIRQLADAGVSVGVLMMPLVPGISTSRSSIEQTLKAIAEAGVPLSGSCVARFDPGAREHFFNFLQETFPDLLERYERLYAGAHAAADYVRGVRRVVADEAGKAGLARSSAPSC; from the coding sequence GTGACGCTGCGCGACGTCGCGAACGCCGTGCGCGAGGCCGGCATCGCGGGCCTGCCGAGCGCCGTCGCGAGAGCCGACAACGCGCGCTACCAGGAGATCGACGTCCGATCCGCGCTGGCGAGCACGACCGGCATGCCGTTCCGATGGACGCTGAACCCCTATCGCGGCTGCACCCATGCGTGCGAGTACTGCTACGCGCGCAAGTACCAGCGTCACCTCGAGCTCGGTGCGGGCGACGATTTCTCGTCGGTCATCCTCGTCAAACGGAACCTACCGGCGGCGCTCCGACGGGAAGTCGGTCGACGGACGTGGACGCACGAGACCGTCGCGGTCGGCACCGCCACCGATCCCTATCAGCCCATCGAAGGCCACTACCGTCTGACGCGGCGCTGTCTCGAGGTGCTCGCGGATGCCGACACGCCGTTCTCGATCGTGACCAAGGGGCCGATGATCGTTCGCGATCAGGACGTGCTGATGCGGGCGAGCGCGCGAGCCGGCTGTCAGGTCTACATGAGCGTGCCGTCGGTGGACGAGCGCGCGTGGTCCGCGCTCGAGCCCGGGACGGCGCCTCCGGCTCAGCGGCTGCGCGCGATCCGCCAGCTCGCCGACGCCGGCGTCAGCGTCGGCGTGCTGATGATGCCGCTCGTGCCCGGGATTTCGACGTCACGGTCGAGCATCGAGCAGACGCTCAAGGCCATCGCCGAGGCCGGCGTGCCGCTCAGCGGCTCCTGTGTCGCGCGCTTCGACCCTGGCGCGCGCGAGCATTTCTTCAACTTTCTCCAGGAGACGTTTCCGGATCTGCTCGAACGATACGAGCGGCTCTACGCCGGGGCGCATGCGGCGGCGGACTACGTGCGCGGGGTGCGGCGCGTGGTCGCGGACGAAGCCGGGAAGGCCGGCCTCGCCCGCAGCAGCGCGCCGAGCTGCTGA
- the thiC gene encoding phosphomethylpyrimidine synthase ThiC, producing MASQTSRSYQPLTDEDFDRAFPASRKVYVDGPQGVHVPMREIQLEQGRRTMRVYDASGPRGFGHQTGLPATRLPWIRGRGDVVDARPGSRALRAAGGRAVTQRHYARRGEITPEMEFVALREGLPADFVRSEVARGRAIIPANVNHPELEPMIIGRHFLVKINANIGNSAVGSSIAEEVDKLRWATLWGADTVMDLSTGRDIHETREWILRNSPVPIGTVPLYQALEKVGGRPEALSWEVYRDTLIEQAEQGVDYFTVHAGVLLRYVPLTARRLTGIVSRGGSIIAKWCLAHHQENFMYTHFREICEIMRAYDVAFSLGDGLRPGSIADANDEAQFAELQTQGELTRIAWDDDVQVMNEGPGHVPMHLVHENMRKQLEWCDEAPFYTLGPLTTDIAPGYDHITSAIGAAMIGWYGTAMLCYVTPKEHLGLPNRDDVKAGVIAYKIAAHAADLAKGHPRAQVWDDALSKARFEFRWDDQFNLALDPVTARAFHDETLPADGAKVAHFCSMCGPRFCSMEITQQIRDAASAKGISPAQAVEEGLAEKAAEYVRTRTP from the coding sequence ATGGCCTCACAGACATCCCGCTCCTATCAGCCGCTGACCGACGAGGATTTCGATCGCGCGTTTCCCGCCTCCCGGAAGGTCTACGTCGACGGGCCGCAGGGCGTGCACGTCCCGATGCGGGAGATTCAGCTCGAGCAGGGACGACGCACGATGCGGGTGTACGACGCGAGCGGGCCGCGCGGGTTCGGTCATCAGACCGGCTTGCCGGCGACACGGCTGCCCTGGATCCGCGGCCGCGGCGATGTCGTCGACGCGAGACCTGGATCGCGGGCGTTGAGAGCCGCTGGCGGCCGCGCCGTCACCCAGCGTCACTACGCGCGCCGCGGCGAGATCACGCCCGAGATGGAGTTCGTGGCGCTGCGCGAAGGGCTGCCGGCCGACTTCGTGCGATCGGAAGTCGCCCGCGGCCGGGCGATCATCCCGGCCAACGTGAACCACCCGGAGCTGGAGCCGATGATCATCGGCCGGCACTTCCTCGTGAAGATCAACGCGAACATCGGCAACTCCGCCGTCGGCTCGTCGATCGCCGAGGAGGTGGACAAGCTTCGCTGGGCGACGTTGTGGGGCGCCGACACGGTGATGGACCTGTCGACTGGCCGGGACATCCACGAGACGCGCGAGTGGATTCTCCGCAACTCGCCGGTGCCGATCGGCACCGTGCCGCTCTATCAGGCGCTCGAGAAGGTCGGCGGCCGCCCCGAGGCGCTGTCGTGGGAGGTCTACCGCGACACGTTGATCGAACAGGCGGAGCAAGGCGTGGATTACTTCACCGTGCACGCCGGCGTGCTGCTGCGGTACGTACCGCTCACCGCCCGCCGGCTGACCGGCATCGTCTCGCGCGGCGGATCGATCATCGCGAAGTGGTGCCTGGCTCATCACCAGGAGAACTTCATGTACACGCATTTCCGCGAGATCTGCGAGATCATGCGGGCCTACGACGTCGCCTTCTCGCTCGGCGACGGGTTGAGGCCGGGGTCCATCGCCGACGCCAACGACGAGGCGCAGTTCGCCGAACTGCAGACGCAGGGCGAGCTCACCCGCATCGCGTGGGACGACGACGTGCAGGTGATGAACGAGGGCCCCGGGCACGTGCCGATGCACCTGGTCCACGAGAACATGCGCAAGCAGCTCGAGTGGTGCGACGAGGCCCCGTTCTACACGCTCGGTCCGCTCACGACCGACATCGCGCCGGGATACGACCACATCACGTCGGCGATCGGCGCCGCGATGATCGGCTGGTACGGCACCGCGATGCTCTGCTACGTGACGCCGAAAGAGCATCTGGGCCTGCCGAACCGCGACGATGTGAAAGCCGGCGTGATCGCGTACAAGATCGCCGCGCATGCCGCCGACCTGGCGAAGGGCCATCCGCGCGCGCAGGTCTGGGACGACGCGCTGTCGAAAGCGCGATTCGAGTTCCGCTGGGACGATCAGTTCAATCTGGCGCTCGATCCGGTGACGGCCAGGGCCTTCCACGACGAGACGCTCCCTGCCGACGGCGCCAAGGTCGCGCACTTCTGCTCGATGTGCGGCCCTCGTTTCTGCAGCATGGAGATCACGCAGCAGATCCGGGACGCGGCCAGCGCGAAGGGCATCTCGCCCGCGCAGGCGGTCGAAGAGGGTCTGGCGGAGAAGGCCGCGGAATACGTCAGGACGCGCACGCCCTGA
- a CDS encoding YggS family pyridoxal phosphate-dependent enzyme translates to MPPRADIAGNLDAVRRRLQSAAHRVSRSPSDITLVAVSKTFPAEDVAVAAAAGQRVFGENRVQEGLAKIDALRDLQLEWHLIGHLQSNKARRAAAAFTCIESVDSLDLLQRLDRGALEASATPDVLIQVDLAHEETKFGADVKAVEPLVRAALTAHAVRLRGLMVIPPIPEQPEESRPWFRRLRTLRDGLVASGVPAASLRDLSMGMSHDFEVAIEEGATMVRVGTAIFGRRVPAPAVSP, encoded by the coding sequence ATGCCGCCGCGCGCGGACATCGCCGGCAACCTCGACGCGGTGCGTCGCCGTCTCCAATCGGCGGCGCACCGCGTTTCTCGTTCGCCCTCCGACATCACGCTCGTTGCCGTCTCCAAGACGTTCCCGGCCGAGGACGTCGCCGTCGCCGCCGCAGCGGGTCAGCGCGTGTTCGGCGAAAACCGCGTGCAGGAGGGCCTGGCGAAGATCGACGCCCTCCGGGACCTCCAACTCGAGTGGCATCTCATCGGCCATCTGCAGAGCAACAAGGCGAGGCGGGCAGCCGCCGCATTCACCTGCATCGAATCGGTCGACTCTCTCGACTTGCTCCAGCGGCTGGATCGCGGCGCGCTGGAGGCGAGCGCGACGCCGGACGTCCTGATTCAGGTGGACCTCGCGCACGAGGAGACCAAGTTCGGGGCGGACGTGAAGGCCGTCGAGCCGCTCGTGCGCGCGGCCCTGACCGCGCACGCCGTCCGCCTTCGCGGCCTGATGGTCATCCCACCGATCCCCGAGCAGCCCGAGGAATCGCGCCCCTGGTTCAGGCGCTTGCGAACGCTGCGTGACGGCCTGGTCGCGAGCGGTGTGCCGGCCGCGTCGCTCCGCGATCTGTCGATGGGCATGAGCCACGACTTCGAAGTCGCGATCGAGGAGGGCGCCACGATGGTCCGCGTCGGCACCGCCATCTTCGGCCGCCGCGTGCCGGCTCCGGCCGTCAGCCCGTGA